The Drosophila gunungcola strain Sukarami chromosome 3L unlocalized genomic scaffold, Dgunungcola_SK_2 000003F, whole genome shotgun sequence genome contains a region encoding:
- the LOC128258798 gene encoding titin isoform X6 — protein sequence MVLDIKMCRFDNVPWGFRLVGGADYDYPLTVVKVTEGSIADEAGLRVEDIIVRINDTAATPLSHDEAHRLIMNSGSVFYFGVYRENEEDAYECLTKFPMSEGSLTKSPSPSQSPSPTNSPSPATPSLSQRTEATNARTPEPEPFVPPPRAFATIAAAPAVDVDVHVLAECRQAVSEVHSEDNCGHGDVPARPAEEAVSNGGLYLPDLPDRPCSALSEPQEIKLVEEEIAAVLSGESEVLKEHNVLGVNFYRIFPKPGVCMSSDVLRSLNEEVTKTKLEKDKENRQWSTFLQRPNRPVPKSKQMLEAERRAANAYKVTIVKSAPRDKSPMPEAKPAPKETSPAKEEEQKEEPEQDEVVAEQEQVQEPDPEPEKEEEPLPTDSEVPNLEQLPESEVPDEQPEKADAPKEVCESKPDSPGVDPESVETPTVSTPPAEIVSTPTKTDEELALERQLADVQRQLAALSSLPSTIQSTLDAVTKQLADLLPTFKLQQQEKQLPQIDENQEDGETTTTTITTIAGETEDAGKDISISGSDNPLGPCESNEDRCDANDREVAEISRSTGDNRLAKDKKKDLEKELLEQQEPLSEEQTFKKQKGQLHEVPEAGAQNRSESQRGVQVSQSASGQGARARHRGACPAGGRRVRHSPVAAIVGMMYHHPECFTTTPHCAAKTAAALRKKHPIQVGFF from the exons ATGGTGCTCGACATTAAGATGTGCCGATTTGATAATGTGCCCTGGGGTTTTCGCCTGGTGGGCGGGGCGGACTACGACTATCCGCTGACGGTGGTTAAG GTGACCGAAGGCAGCATTGCTGACGAGGCTGGACTGCGGGTCGAGGACATCATTGTGCGCATCAATGACAcggctgccacgcccctcaGCCACGACGAGGCCCACCGCCTCATTATGAACAGCGGCAGCGTTTTCTACTTTGGCGTCTACCG GGAGAACGAGGAGGACGCCTACGAGTGCCTTACGAAGTTTCCGATGAGCGAGGGTTCGTTGACCAAGTCACCATCGCCATCGCAATCGCCATCCCCAACCAATTCGCCGTCTCCAGCGACTCCATCGCTGTCCCAGCGGACGGAAGCCACAAATGCCCGCACTCCGGAACCGGAGCCATTCGTGCCGCCTCCCAGGGCATTCGCCACCATTGCGGCTGCTCCTGCTGTGGACGTGGATGTCCATGTGCTGGCGGAATGTCGCCAAGCCGTGTCGGAAGTGCATTCGGAAGACAATTGCGGGCATGGGGATGTACCAGCCCGGCCAGCAGAAGAAGCCGTCTCCAATGGGGGTCTGTACTTGCCCGATTTGCCCGATCGCCCGTGCTCGGCGCTGTCGGAACCGCAGGAAATTAAGCTGGTGGAGGAGGAAATTGCAGCCGTGCTGTCCGGCGAGTCGGAGGTGCTCAAGGAGCACAATGTACTCGG CGTCAATTTCTATAGGATCTTTCCCAAGCCGGGCGTCTGCATGTCCAGCGATGTGCTGCGCTCGCTCAACGAGGAGGTGACCAAGACCAAGCTGGAGAAGGACAAGGAGAACCGCCAGTGGTCCACCTTCCTGCAGCGGCCCAATCGTCCCGTGCCGAAGAGCAAGCAAATGCTGGAGGCGGAGCGCCGGGCGGCCAATGCCTACAAGGTGACGATTGTCAAGTCGGCCCCACGAGATAAATCGCCCATG CCGGAAGCTAAGCCGGCGCCAAAGGAAACCTCACCAGCCAAAGAAGAGGAGCAAAAGGAGGAACCCGAGCAGGACGAGGTGGTggcggagcaggagcaggtgcaGGAGCCCGACCCGGAGCCCGAGAAGGAAGAGGAGCCACTGCCCACGGATAGCGAGGTGCCGAATTTGGAGCAGTTGCCGGAGAGCGAGGTGCCGGACGAGCAGCCGGAGAAGGCCGATGCCCCCAAGGAGGTTTGCGAATCGAAACCGGACTCACCCGGAGTTGACCCCGAATCAGTCGAGACTCCGACTGTATCAACACCTCCGGCTGAAATCGTTAGCACTCCAACTAAAACGGACGAAGAGTTGGCCCTGGAGCGCCAATTGGCCGATGTGCAAAGACAACTGGCCGCCCTCTCGTCACTGCCCTCCACCATACAGTCCACCCTGGATGCGGTGACCAAGCAGCTGGCCGATTTGCTGCCCACTTTCAAGTTGCAACAGCAGGAGAAGCAACTGCCGCAAATCGATGAAAACCAGGAGGATGGGgaaaccaccaccaccaccatcaccaccattGCAGGCGAAACGGAGGATGCAG GCAAGGACATATCCATATCTGGCAGTGACAACCCACTGGGGCCATGTGAGAGTAATGAGGATAGATGCGATGCCAATGACCGAGAAGTGGCGGAAATATCGCGCTCCACTGGCGACAATCGCCTGGCCAAGGACAAAAAAAAGGATCTGGAAAAGGAGCTgctggagcagcaggagccTTTGTCCGAGGAGCAGACCTTCAAGAAGCAAAAG GGTCAACTTCATGAAGTACCAGAAGCCGGAGCGCAAAATCGATCTGAATCGCAGCGAGGTGTACAAGTATCTCAATCCGCATCTGGACAGGGCGCCCGTGCGAGGCATCGAGGTGCGTGCCCCGCTGGTGGCCGCCGAGTCCGACATTCGCCAGTCGCTGCAATCGTAGGAATGATGTACCACCACCCCGAATGTTTTACAACAACACCCCACTGCGCAGCCAAGACCGCAgctgcactgagaaaaaaacaCCCTATACAAGTAGGATTTTTTTAA
- the LOC128258798 gene encoding titin isoform X5, with translation MVLDIKMCRFDNVPWGFRLVGGADYDYPLTVVKVTEGSIADEAGLRVEDIIVRINDTAATPLSHDEAHRLIMNSGSVFYFGVYRENEEDAYECLTKFPMSEGSLTKSPSPSQSPSPTNSPSPATPSLSQRTEATNARTPEPEPFVPPPRAFATIAAAPAVDVDVHVLAECRQAVSEVHSEDNCGHGDVPARPAEEAVSNGGLYLPDLPDRPCSALSEPQEIKLVEEEIAAVLSGESEVLKEHNVLGIFPKPGVCMSSDVLRSLNEEVTKTKLEKDKENRQWSTFLQRPNRPVPKSKQMLEAERRAANAYKVTIVKSAPRDKSPMPEAKPAPKETSPAKEEEQKEEPEQDEVVAEQEQVQEPDPEPEKEEEPLPTDSEVPNLEQLPESEVPDEQPEKADAPKEVCESKPDSPGVDPESVETPTVSTPPAEIVSTPTKTDEELALERQLADVQRQLAALSSLPSTIQSTLDAVTKQLADLLPTFKLQQQEKQLPQIDENQEDGETTTTTITTIAGETEDAGKDISISGSDNPLGPCESNEDRCDANDREVAEISRSTGDNRLAKDKKKDLEKELLEQQEPLSEEQTFKKQKRHDVIEELEEHLVRKNNPRRSKRAFGPLVPSSERPLVLPGGRRWYRPKDAYNDEFIAETLSAQAELITGSTLGVNFMKYQKPERKIDLNRSEVYKYLNPHLDRAPVRGIEVRAPLVAAESDIRQSLQS, from the exons ATGGTGCTCGACATTAAGATGTGCCGATTTGATAATGTGCCCTGGGGTTTTCGCCTGGTGGGCGGGGCGGACTACGACTATCCGCTGACGGTGGTTAAG GTGACCGAAGGCAGCATTGCTGACGAGGCTGGACTGCGGGTCGAGGACATCATTGTGCGCATCAATGACAcggctgccacgcccctcaGCCACGACGAGGCCCACCGCCTCATTATGAACAGCGGCAGCGTTTTCTACTTTGGCGTCTACCG GGAGAACGAGGAGGACGCCTACGAGTGCCTTACGAAGTTTCCGATGAGCGAGGGTTCGTTGACCAAGTCACCATCGCCATCGCAATCGCCATCCCCAACCAATTCGCCGTCTCCAGCGACTCCATCGCTGTCCCAGCGGACGGAAGCCACAAATGCCCGCACTCCGGAACCGGAGCCATTCGTGCCGCCTCCCAGGGCATTCGCCACCATTGCGGCTGCTCCTGCTGTGGACGTGGATGTCCATGTGCTGGCGGAATGTCGCCAAGCCGTGTCGGAAGTGCATTCGGAAGACAATTGCGGGCATGGGGATGTACCAGCCCGGCCAGCAGAAGAAGCCGTCTCCAATGGGGGTCTGTACTTGCCCGATTTGCCCGATCGCCCGTGCTCGGCGCTGTCGGAACCGCAGGAAATTAAGCTGGTGGAGGAGGAAATTGCAGCCGTGCTGTCCGGCGAGTCGGAGGTGCTCAAGGAGCACAATGTACTCGG GATCTTTCCCAAGCCGGGCGTCTGCATGTCCAGCGATGTGCTGCGCTCGCTCAACGAGGAGGTGACCAAGACCAAGCTGGAGAAGGACAAGGAGAACCGCCAGTGGTCCACCTTCCTGCAGCGGCCCAATCGTCCCGTGCCGAAGAGCAAGCAAATGCTGGAGGCGGAGCGCCGGGCGGCCAATGCCTACAAGGTGACGATTGTCAAGTCGGCCCCACGAGATAAATCGCCCATG CCGGAAGCTAAGCCGGCGCCAAAGGAAACCTCACCAGCCAAAGAAGAGGAGCAAAAGGAGGAACCCGAGCAGGACGAGGTGGTggcggagcaggagcaggtgcaGGAGCCCGACCCGGAGCCCGAGAAGGAAGAGGAGCCACTGCCCACGGATAGCGAGGTGCCGAATTTGGAGCAGTTGCCGGAGAGCGAGGTGCCGGACGAGCAGCCGGAGAAGGCCGATGCCCCCAAGGAGGTTTGCGAATCGAAACCGGACTCACCCGGAGTTGACCCCGAATCAGTCGAGACTCCGACTGTATCAACACCTCCGGCTGAAATCGTTAGCACTCCAACTAAAACGGACGAAGAGTTGGCCCTGGAGCGCCAATTGGCCGATGTGCAAAGACAACTGGCCGCCCTCTCGTCACTGCCCTCCACCATACAGTCCACCCTGGATGCGGTGACCAAGCAGCTGGCCGATTTGCTGCCCACTTTCAAGTTGCAACAGCAGGAGAAGCAACTGCCGCAAATCGATGAAAACCAGGAGGATGGGgaaaccaccaccaccaccatcaccaccattGCAGGCGAAACGGAGGATGCAG GCAAGGACATATCCATATCTGGCAGTGACAACCCACTGGGGCCATGTGAGAGTAATGAGGATAGATGCGATGCCAATGACCGAGAAGTGGCGGAAATATCGCGCTCCACTGGCGACAATCGCCTGGCCAAGGACAAAAAAAAGGATCTGGAAAAGGAGCTgctggagcagcaggagccTTTGTCCGAGGAGCAGACCTTCAAGAAGCAAAAG AGACACGATGTCATTGAGGAGCTCGAGGAGCATTTGGTGCGCAAAAACAATCCCCGGCGGTCGAAGCGGGCCTTTGGGCCATTGGTCCCATCCTCGGAACGTCCGCTGGTCCTTCCCGGCGGTCGGCGCTGGTACCGTCCCAAGGATGCCTACAACGATGAGTTCATAGCCGAGACCCTGAGCGCCCAGGCGGAGCTCATCACGGGCAGCACTCTCGG GGTCAACTTCATGAAGTACCAGAAGCCGGAGCGCAAAATCGATCTGAATCGCAGCGAGGTGTACAAGTATCTCAATCCGCATCTGGACAGGGCGCCCGTGCGAGGCATCGAGGTGCGTGCCCCGCTGGTGGCCGCCGAGTCCGACATTCGCCAGTCGCTGCAATCGTAG
- the LOC128258798 gene encoding titin isoform X7: protein MVLDIKMCRFDNVPWGFRLVGGADYDYPLTVVKVTEGSIADEAGLRVEDIIVRINDTAATPLSHDEAHRLIMNSGSVFYFGVYRENEEDAYECLTKFPMSEGSLTKSPSPSQSPSPTNSPSPATPSLSQRTEATNARTPEPEPFVPPPRAFATIAAAPAVDVDVHVLAECRQAVSEVHSEDNCGHGDVPARPAEEAVSNGGLYLPDLPDRPCSALSEPQEIKLVEEEIAAVLSGESEVLKEHNVLGVNFYRIFPKPGVCMSSDVLRSLNEEVTKTKLEKDKENRQWSTFLQRPNRPVPKSKQMLEAERRAANAYKVTIVKSAPRDKSPMPEAKPAPKETSPAKEEEQKEEPEQDEVVAEQEQVQEPDPEPEKEEEPLPTDSEVPNLEQLPESEVPDEQPEKADAPKEVCESKPDSPGVDPESVETPTVSTPPAEIVSTPTKTDEELALERQLADVQRQLAALSSLPSTIQSTLDAVTKQLADLLPTFKLQQQEKQLPQIDENQEDGETTTTTITTIAGETEDAGKDISISGSDNPLGPCESNEDRCDANDREVAEISRSTGDNRLAKDKKKDLEKELLEQQEPLSEEQTFKKQKIAFWNRLFNGEHITRQRFRELQGLSLGLTMQKVNFMKYQKPERKIDLNRSEVYKYLNPHLDRAPVRGIEVRAPLVAAESDIRQSLQS, encoded by the exons ATGGTGCTCGACATTAAGATGTGCCGATTTGATAATGTGCCCTGGGGTTTTCGCCTGGTGGGCGGGGCGGACTACGACTATCCGCTGACGGTGGTTAAG GTGACCGAAGGCAGCATTGCTGACGAGGCTGGACTGCGGGTCGAGGACATCATTGTGCGCATCAATGACAcggctgccacgcccctcaGCCACGACGAGGCCCACCGCCTCATTATGAACAGCGGCAGCGTTTTCTACTTTGGCGTCTACCG GGAGAACGAGGAGGACGCCTACGAGTGCCTTACGAAGTTTCCGATGAGCGAGGGTTCGTTGACCAAGTCACCATCGCCATCGCAATCGCCATCCCCAACCAATTCGCCGTCTCCAGCGACTCCATCGCTGTCCCAGCGGACGGAAGCCACAAATGCCCGCACTCCGGAACCGGAGCCATTCGTGCCGCCTCCCAGGGCATTCGCCACCATTGCGGCTGCTCCTGCTGTGGACGTGGATGTCCATGTGCTGGCGGAATGTCGCCAAGCCGTGTCGGAAGTGCATTCGGAAGACAATTGCGGGCATGGGGATGTACCAGCCCGGCCAGCAGAAGAAGCCGTCTCCAATGGGGGTCTGTACTTGCCCGATTTGCCCGATCGCCCGTGCTCGGCGCTGTCGGAACCGCAGGAAATTAAGCTGGTGGAGGAGGAAATTGCAGCCGTGCTGTCCGGCGAGTCGGAGGTGCTCAAGGAGCACAATGTACTCGG CGTCAATTTCTATAGGATCTTTCCCAAGCCGGGCGTCTGCATGTCCAGCGATGTGCTGCGCTCGCTCAACGAGGAGGTGACCAAGACCAAGCTGGAGAAGGACAAGGAGAACCGCCAGTGGTCCACCTTCCTGCAGCGGCCCAATCGTCCCGTGCCGAAGAGCAAGCAAATGCTGGAGGCGGAGCGCCGGGCGGCCAATGCCTACAAGGTGACGATTGTCAAGTCGGCCCCACGAGATAAATCGCCCATG CCGGAAGCTAAGCCGGCGCCAAAGGAAACCTCACCAGCCAAAGAAGAGGAGCAAAAGGAGGAACCCGAGCAGGACGAGGTGGTggcggagcaggagcaggtgcaGGAGCCCGACCCGGAGCCCGAGAAGGAAGAGGAGCCACTGCCCACGGATAGCGAGGTGCCGAATTTGGAGCAGTTGCCGGAGAGCGAGGTGCCGGACGAGCAGCCGGAGAAGGCCGATGCCCCCAAGGAGGTTTGCGAATCGAAACCGGACTCACCCGGAGTTGACCCCGAATCAGTCGAGACTCCGACTGTATCAACACCTCCGGCTGAAATCGTTAGCACTCCAACTAAAACGGACGAAGAGTTGGCCCTGGAGCGCCAATTGGCCGATGTGCAAAGACAACTGGCCGCCCTCTCGTCACTGCCCTCCACCATACAGTCCACCCTGGATGCGGTGACCAAGCAGCTGGCCGATTTGCTGCCCACTTTCAAGTTGCAACAGCAGGAGAAGCAACTGCCGCAAATCGATGAAAACCAGGAGGATGGGgaaaccaccaccaccaccatcaccaccattGCAGGCGAAACGGAGGATGCAG GCAAGGACATATCCATATCTGGCAGTGACAACCCACTGGGGCCATGTGAGAGTAATGAGGATAGATGCGATGCCAATGACCGAGAAGTGGCGGAAATATCGCGCTCCACTGGCGACAATCGCCTGGCCAAGGACAAAAAAAAGGATCTGGAAAAGGAGCTgctggagcagcaggagccTTTGTCCGAGGAGCAGACCTTCAAGAAGCAAAAG ATTGCATTTTGGAATCGTTTGTTCAATGGCGAGCATATAACACGCCAGCGCTTCAG GGAGCTGCAGGGTCTCAGTCTCGGCCTGACCATGCAAAA GGTCAACTTCATGAAGTACCAGAAGCCGGAGCGCAAAATCGATCTGAATCGCAGCGAGGTGTACAAGTATCTCAATCCGCATCTGGACAGGGCGCCCGTGCGAGGCATCGAGGTGCGTGCCCCGCTGGTGGCCGCCGAGTCCGACATTCGCCAGTCGCTGCAATCGTAG
- the LOC128258798 gene encoding neurofilament heavy polypeptide isoform X9, which produces MVLDIKMCRFDNVPWGFRLVGGADYDYPLTVVKVTEGSIADEAGLRVEDIIVRINDTAATPLSHDEAHRLIMNSGSVFYFGVYRENEEDAYECLTKFPMSEGSLTKSPSPSQSPSPTNSPSPATPSLSQRTEATNARTPEPEPFVPPPRAFATIAAAPAVDVDVHVLAECRQAVSEVHSEDNCGHGDVPARPAEEAVSNGGLYLPDLPDRPCSALSEPQEIKLVEEEIAAVLSGESEVLKEHNVLGVNFYRIFPKPGVCMSSDVLRSLNEEVTKTKLEKDKENRQWSTFLQRPNRPVPKSKQMLEAERRAANAYKVTIVKSAPRDKSPMPEAKPAPKETSPAKEEEQKEEPEQDEVVAEQEQVQEPDPEPEKEEEPLPTDSEVPNLEQLPESEVPDEQPEKADAPKEVCESKPDSPGVDPESVETPTVSTPPAEIVSTPTKTDEELALERQLADVQRQLAALSSLPSTIQSTLDAVTKQLADLLPTFKLQQQEKQLPQIDENQEDGETTTTTITTIAGETEDAGKDISISGSDNPLGPCESNEDRCDANDREVAEISRSTGDNRLAKDKKKDLEKELLEQQEPLSEEQTFKKQKHNVRFQT; this is translated from the exons ATGGTGCTCGACATTAAGATGTGCCGATTTGATAATGTGCCCTGGGGTTTTCGCCTGGTGGGCGGGGCGGACTACGACTATCCGCTGACGGTGGTTAAG GTGACCGAAGGCAGCATTGCTGACGAGGCTGGACTGCGGGTCGAGGACATCATTGTGCGCATCAATGACAcggctgccacgcccctcaGCCACGACGAGGCCCACCGCCTCATTATGAACAGCGGCAGCGTTTTCTACTTTGGCGTCTACCG GGAGAACGAGGAGGACGCCTACGAGTGCCTTACGAAGTTTCCGATGAGCGAGGGTTCGTTGACCAAGTCACCATCGCCATCGCAATCGCCATCCCCAACCAATTCGCCGTCTCCAGCGACTCCATCGCTGTCCCAGCGGACGGAAGCCACAAATGCCCGCACTCCGGAACCGGAGCCATTCGTGCCGCCTCCCAGGGCATTCGCCACCATTGCGGCTGCTCCTGCTGTGGACGTGGATGTCCATGTGCTGGCGGAATGTCGCCAAGCCGTGTCGGAAGTGCATTCGGAAGACAATTGCGGGCATGGGGATGTACCAGCCCGGCCAGCAGAAGAAGCCGTCTCCAATGGGGGTCTGTACTTGCCCGATTTGCCCGATCGCCCGTGCTCGGCGCTGTCGGAACCGCAGGAAATTAAGCTGGTGGAGGAGGAAATTGCAGCCGTGCTGTCCGGCGAGTCGGAGGTGCTCAAGGAGCACAATGTACTCGG CGTCAATTTCTATAGGATCTTTCCCAAGCCGGGCGTCTGCATGTCCAGCGATGTGCTGCGCTCGCTCAACGAGGAGGTGACCAAGACCAAGCTGGAGAAGGACAAGGAGAACCGCCAGTGGTCCACCTTCCTGCAGCGGCCCAATCGTCCCGTGCCGAAGAGCAAGCAAATGCTGGAGGCGGAGCGCCGGGCGGCCAATGCCTACAAGGTGACGATTGTCAAGTCGGCCCCACGAGATAAATCGCCCATG CCGGAAGCTAAGCCGGCGCCAAAGGAAACCTCACCAGCCAAAGAAGAGGAGCAAAAGGAGGAACCCGAGCAGGACGAGGTGGTggcggagcaggagcaggtgcaGGAGCCCGACCCGGAGCCCGAGAAGGAAGAGGAGCCACTGCCCACGGATAGCGAGGTGCCGAATTTGGAGCAGTTGCCGGAGAGCGAGGTGCCGGACGAGCAGCCGGAGAAGGCCGATGCCCCCAAGGAGGTTTGCGAATCGAAACCGGACTCACCCGGAGTTGACCCCGAATCAGTCGAGACTCCGACTGTATCAACACCTCCGGCTGAAATCGTTAGCACTCCAACTAAAACGGACGAAGAGTTGGCCCTGGAGCGCCAATTGGCCGATGTGCAAAGACAACTGGCCGCCCTCTCGTCACTGCCCTCCACCATACAGTCCACCCTGGATGCGGTGACCAAGCAGCTGGCCGATTTGCTGCCCACTTTCAAGTTGCAACAGCAGGAGAAGCAACTGCCGCAAATCGATGAAAACCAGGAGGATGGGgaaaccaccaccaccaccatcaccaccattGCAGGCGAAACGGAGGATGCAG GCAAGGACATATCCATATCTGGCAGTGACAACCCACTGGGGCCATGTGAGAGTAATGAGGATAGATGCGATGCCAATGACCGAGAAGTGGCGGAAATATCGCGCTCCACTGGCGACAATCGCCTGGCCAAGGACAAAAAAAAGGATCTGGAAAAGGAGCTgctggagcagcaggagccTTTGTCCGAGGAGCAGACCTTCAAGAAGCAAAAG CATAATGTGCGCTTCCAAACGTAG
- the LOC128258798 gene encoding cell surface glycoprotein 1 isoform X10, which yields MVLDIKMCRFDNVPWGFRLVGGADYDYPLTVVKVTEGSIADEAGLRVEDIIVRINDTAATPLSHDEAHRLIMNSGSVFYFGVYRENEEDAYECLTKFPMSEGSLTKSPSPSQSPSPTNSPSPATPSLSQRTEATNARTPEPEPFVPPPRAFATIAAAPAVDVDVHVLAECRQAVSEVHSEDNCGHGDVPARPAEEAVSNGGLYLPDLPDRPCSALSEPQEIKLVEEEIAAVLSGESEVLKEHNVLGIFPKPGVCMSSDVLRSLNEEVTKTKLEKDKENRQWSTFLQRPNRPVPKSKQMLEAERRAANAYKVTIVKSAPRDKSPMPEAKPAPKETSPAKEEEQKEEPEQDEVVAEQEQVQEPDPEPEKEEEPLPTDSEVPNLEQLPESEVPDEQPEKADAPKEVCESKPDSPGVDPESVETPTVSTPPAEIVSTPTKTDEELALERQLADVQRQLAALSSLPSTIQSTLDAVTKQLADLLPTFKLQQQEKQLPQIDENQEDGETTTTTITTIAGETEDAGKDISISGSDNPLGPCESNEDRCDANDREVAEISRSTGDNRLAKDKKKDLEKELLEQQEPLSEEQTFKKQKHNVRFQT from the exons ATGGTGCTCGACATTAAGATGTGCCGATTTGATAATGTGCCCTGGGGTTTTCGCCTGGTGGGCGGGGCGGACTACGACTATCCGCTGACGGTGGTTAAG GTGACCGAAGGCAGCATTGCTGACGAGGCTGGACTGCGGGTCGAGGACATCATTGTGCGCATCAATGACAcggctgccacgcccctcaGCCACGACGAGGCCCACCGCCTCATTATGAACAGCGGCAGCGTTTTCTACTTTGGCGTCTACCG GGAGAACGAGGAGGACGCCTACGAGTGCCTTACGAAGTTTCCGATGAGCGAGGGTTCGTTGACCAAGTCACCATCGCCATCGCAATCGCCATCCCCAACCAATTCGCCGTCTCCAGCGACTCCATCGCTGTCCCAGCGGACGGAAGCCACAAATGCCCGCACTCCGGAACCGGAGCCATTCGTGCCGCCTCCCAGGGCATTCGCCACCATTGCGGCTGCTCCTGCTGTGGACGTGGATGTCCATGTGCTGGCGGAATGTCGCCAAGCCGTGTCGGAAGTGCATTCGGAAGACAATTGCGGGCATGGGGATGTACCAGCCCGGCCAGCAGAAGAAGCCGTCTCCAATGGGGGTCTGTACTTGCCCGATTTGCCCGATCGCCCGTGCTCGGCGCTGTCGGAACCGCAGGAAATTAAGCTGGTGGAGGAGGAAATTGCAGCCGTGCTGTCCGGCGAGTCGGAGGTGCTCAAGGAGCACAATGTACTCGG GATCTTTCCCAAGCCGGGCGTCTGCATGTCCAGCGATGTGCTGCGCTCGCTCAACGAGGAGGTGACCAAGACCAAGCTGGAGAAGGACAAGGAGAACCGCCAGTGGTCCACCTTCCTGCAGCGGCCCAATCGTCCCGTGCCGAAGAGCAAGCAAATGCTGGAGGCGGAGCGCCGGGCGGCCAATGCCTACAAGGTGACGATTGTCAAGTCGGCCCCACGAGATAAATCGCCCATG CCGGAAGCTAAGCCGGCGCCAAAGGAAACCTCACCAGCCAAAGAAGAGGAGCAAAAGGAGGAACCCGAGCAGGACGAGGTGGTggcggagcaggagcaggtgcaGGAGCCCGACCCGGAGCCCGAGAAGGAAGAGGAGCCACTGCCCACGGATAGCGAGGTGCCGAATTTGGAGCAGTTGCCGGAGAGCGAGGTGCCGGACGAGCAGCCGGAGAAGGCCGATGCCCCCAAGGAGGTTTGCGAATCGAAACCGGACTCACCCGGAGTTGACCCCGAATCAGTCGAGACTCCGACTGTATCAACACCTCCGGCTGAAATCGTTAGCACTCCAACTAAAACGGACGAAGAGTTGGCCCTGGAGCGCCAATTGGCCGATGTGCAAAGACAACTGGCCGCCCTCTCGTCACTGCCCTCCACCATACAGTCCACCCTGGATGCGGTGACCAAGCAGCTGGCCGATTTGCTGCCCACTTTCAAGTTGCAACAGCAGGAGAAGCAACTGCCGCAAATCGATGAAAACCAGGAGGATGGGgaaaccaccaccaccaccatcaccaccattGCAGGCGAAACGGAGGATGCAG GCAAGGACATATCCATATCTGGCAGTGACAACCCACTGGGGCCATGTGAGAGTAATGAGGATAGATGCGATGCCAATGACCGAGAAGTGGCGGAAATATCGCGCTCCACTGGCGACAATCGCCTGGCCAAGGACAAAAAAAAGGATCTGGAAAAGGAGCTgctggagcagcaggagccTTTGTCCGAGGAGCAGACCTTCAAGAAGCAAAAG CATAATGTGCGCTTCCAAACGTAG